The following are from one region of the Phormidium sp. PBR-2020 genome:
- a CDS encoding PEP-CTERM sorting domain-containing protein (PEP-CTERM proteins occur, often in large numbers, in the proteomes of bacteria that also encode an exosortase, a predicted intramembrane cysteine proteinase. The presence of a PEP-CTERM domain at a protein's C-terminus predicts cleavage within the sorting domain, followed by covalent anchoring to some some component of the (usually Gram-negative) cell surface. Many PEP-CTERM proteins exhibit an unusual sequence composition that includes large numbers of potential glycosylation sites. Expression of one such protein has been shown restore the ability of a bacterium to form floc, a type of biofilm.) gives MFSKLNQATATVFIAGISGLSLATFSTSASAATLHNGWHYSIDSFNDSMAGYEVGGTPYEIYGTALQQTDDSIFFAINSNLALEGKSSQYAENGHTGWGDLLFNFSGNDLDTANANGDLFGIRFAENSESGVSELGVYENVRATDIAQRNGNLLTDASLSGYINWITQHGGNPQAGDLSITDSYFNPNRHVPNSMVSGTKIGDIQFLSNINDLGLDFGHFGATGTHTIAFQFDRHLLPDGEYVYTLAPECDNDIIAGIGNLEPRPVPEPSSALAVGLVTLAAGALKSRRRSSHDSSQMS, from the coding sequence ATGTTTTCAAAACTCAATCAAGCAACAGCAACAGTTTTCATCGCCGGAATTTCGGGGCTTTCGTTAGCAACCTTCTCGACCTCCGCATCAGCGGCTACCCTGCATAACGGTTGGCACTACTCCATTGACTCATTCAATGACAGCATGGCTGGTTATGAGGTTGGAGGAACTCCCTATGAAATTTACGGAACGGCACTGCAACAGACCGATGACAGTATCTTTTTTGCCATTAACTCCAACTTGGCTCTTGAAGGTAAATCCAGCCAATATGCTGAAAATGGACATACTGGTTGGGGAGACTTACTCTTCAATTTCTCAGGTAATGATCTAGACACAGCAAATGCGAATGGAGACCTGTTTGGAATTCGTTTTGCTGAGAACAGTGAATCCGGGGTCAGCGAACTGGGAGTTTACGAAAATGTCAGGGCGACTGATATTGCACAACGGAATGGAAACCTACTCACTGATGCCAGTCTTTCGGGTTATATTAACTGGATTACCCAGCATGGCGGAAATCCTCAAGCCGGTGATTTGAGTATCACAGATTCCTACTTCAACCCCAACCGCCATGTTCCTAATAGTATGGTCTCTGGAACCAAAATTGGTGATATTCAGTTCTTGAGCAATATCAATGATTTGGGGCTTGATTTTGGTCACTTTGGTGCAACGGGAACGCATACCATCGCTTTCCAATTTGACCGGCATCTTCTCCCGGATGGTGAGTATGTTTATACTCTGGCTCCTGAATGTGATAATGACATCATTGCTGGGATTGGCAATTTGGAGCCTCGTCCAGTTCCAGAACCCTCATCTGCTCTGGCTGTAGGACTGGTGACTTTGGCGGCTGGTGCCTTAAAATCACGCCGTCGTTCAAGCCATGATAGTAGCCAGATGAGTTAG
- a CDS encoding type II toxin-antitoxin system VapC family toxin codes for MSVTFLLDTNIISESVKLQPNETFLDNFRRNLEDSAIASVTWHELLYGLYRLPESRRRRNLSNYLTEVIQNKMPILPYCDAAARWFAAERARLTTLGRMPSYPDGQIAAIARVNHLILVTRNVSDFVNFEGLIIENWFV; via the coding sequence ATGAGCGTAACGTTTTTACTGGACACCAACATTATTTCCGAAAGTGTTAAACTACAGCCCAATGAAACGTTTTTAGATAACTTTCGCAGAAATCTGGAAGATTCTGCGATCGCCTCGGTAACATGGCATGAGCTTCTTTATGGATTATACCGATTACCTGAGTCTCGACGAAGACGTAATTTGTCCAATTACTTAACAGAGGTTATCCAAAACAAAATGCCCATTCTGCCGTACTGTGATGCTGCGGCCAGATGGTTTGCAGCCGAACGTGCTAGGCTGACAACTCTGGGTCGGATGCCCTCATACCCAGATGGTCAAATTGCGGCGATCGCAAGAGTTAATCATTTAATTCTTGTGACTCGTAATGTTTCGGATTTTGTTAATTTTGAAGGGCTAATTATTGAGAATTGGTTTGTTTAG
- a CDS encoding prevent-host-death protein: MNKITVEEITQNLRHYLKRAQAGESFVIFQADQPIAKITSAQSESILDAFDRFRDRITSEEIDLDGDEIFADLRDPTPTPEKPCW, translated from the coding sequence ATGAATAAAATTACCGTAGAAGAAATTACTCAAAATTTGAGGCACTATCTTAAACGCGCTCAAGCTGGGGAAAGTTTTGTTATTTTTCAGGCGGACCAGCCGATTGCCAAAATCACGTCAGCTCAATCAGAGAGTATTTTAGACGCGTTTGACAGGTTCCGCGATCGAATAACTTCAGAGGAAATTGATTTGGATGGTGATGAAATTTTTGCTGATCTTCGCGACCCAACTCCAACTCCTGAAAAACCTTGCTGGTGA
- a CDS encoding HlyD family efflux transporter periplasmic adaptor subunit, producing MTSQPQNQNASPLRVVPPTPETPEKQPAPAPAADVPEIVPEATSAKSDSQPARHRWLWVGTALVTLGAGGFIPLPNHVNGDATLKTLPGQRQTIHMDRPGRVQLRVFPLQRVQPGDVVLSIHSEDIADRLADVERSLQEEEAALEVAQQRLVRSQQRLRNAHEELQQAEGRLNAHLADMRAIQIGPGIPQTRRFQEERGGVEAQEESDRYEVERLQGEVRELEDRQEAIVRELSFWSAQKNHHQEELDELEPYIGEVLQSSHPVVRDHQDKLVNAEDRIFQLESEQNQNQARLQQIQSQIRGQEASLTQRRHQANVTREQEQQVGWDFDQKRMDLQEQRDRHYNERAIARNDVETATIQVQTHREAIATRQGQLDDLRDRQSDLTKTATISGIVLNHNLDRRDGAFIPAGEEVLSIANLAYLEVTAQISQADYHLVKRQQKERQPVEFRMPNQPRDIKYTSRIDTIRPLTNRQDAGVEDVFEVTFQIENPDYLRLPEDKGYVHIRTENRNLYQKIQHQFGRLIDLPRFFPWVSEEDS from the coding sequence ATGACATCCCAACCTCAAAACCAAAATGCTTCTCCGTTGCGCGTGGTTCCTCCCACACCGGAGACTCCCGAGAAACAGCCGGCCCCCGCTCCCGCCGCTGATGTTCCTGAGATAGTCCCCGAAGCCACGTCGGCTAAGTCGGACTCCCAACCGGCTCGACATCGTTGGCTCTGGGTGGGAACGGCTTTGGTGACTCTGGGGGCCGGTGGCTTTATCCCGCTTCCCAATCATGTGAATGGGGATGCTACTCTGAAAACTCTCCCAGGTCAACGACAAACGATTCATATGGACCGGCCAGGACGGGTTCAGCTGCGGGTGTTTCCTCTTCAGAGGGTTCAGCCTGGGGATGTGGTGTTGTCCATCCACAGTGAAGACATTGCAGACCGTCTGGCGGATGTGGAACGATCGCTGCAAGAGGAAGAAGCTGCTCTTGAGGTGGCTCAACAGCGATTGGTGCGATCGCAACAACGCCTAAGAAACGCTCATGAGGAGTTGCAACAAGCTGAAGGTCGCCTGAATGCTCATCTGGCTGATATGCGGGCAATTCAGATTGGACCTGGGATTCCTCAGACTCGCCGCTTTCAGGAAGAGCGGGGCGGGGTTGAGGCTCAGGAGGAGAGCGATCGCTATGAAGTTGAACGACTCCAGGGTGAAGTACGAGAACTTGAAGATCGTCAAGAGGCGATCGTCCGAGAACTCAGTTTTTGGTCGGCTCAGAAAAACCACCATCAAGAAGAGCTAGACGAGTTAGAACCTTACATCGGTGAAGTTCTTCAGTCCTCTCATCCGGTTGTTCGTGACCACCAAGATAAGCTTGTCAATGCTGAAGACAGGATATTTCAACTTGAAAGTGAGCAAAACCAAAACCAAGCTCGTCTTCAACAAATTCAGAGCCAGATCCGAGGCCAGGAAGCCTCCTTGACCCAACGACGTCATCAAGCCAATGTGACTCGTGAACAAGAACAACAGGTCGGTTGGGACTTCGATCAGAAACGGATGGACTTGCAAGAGCAACGCGATCGCCACTACAACGAACGCGCGATCGCCCGCAATGACGTCGAAACCGCAACTATCCAGGTGCAAACCCATCGGGAGGCGATCGCCACTCGCCAGGGCCAACTCGACGACCTGCGCGATCGCCAATCCGACCTCACCAAAACCGCAACTATCTCGGGAATCGTATTAAATCACAACCTTGACCGACGTGACGGCGCCTTTATTCCCGCCGGAGAAGAGGTTTTATCCATCGCCAACCTCGCCTATTTAGAAGTCACCGCTCAAATTTCACAAGCCGACTATCATCTCGTTAAGCGACAACAAAAGGAACGACAACCCGTCGAGTTTCGGATGCCCAACCAACCCCGAGACATTAAATACACCTCCAGAATTGATACCATTCGTCCTCTAACCAATCGCCAAGATGCCGGTGTTGAAGATGTCTTTGAAGTAACCTTTCAGATTGAAAATCCAGATTATCTTCGCCTTCCTGAAGATAAAGGCTACGTTCACATTCGCACCGAAAATCGGAACCTTTACCAGAAAATACAACACCAATTTGGTCGCCTCATTGACCTCCCTCGTTTCTTCCCCTGGGTTTCCGAGGAAGACTCCTAA